A genomic stretch from Streptococcus oralis includes:
- a CDS encoding sensor histidine kinase, which yields MNIAWILLYTLITNGLEIVIFFKVDGIDLTFERIFKAFLLKFLLGAIFATFQFLAVSEYLSYFIEPLFGIGLSFLLLRGLPKKLLFFYGLFPMTLVNLFYRGVSYFVLPFLGQGQVYDNYSFIWLCIIIFNFFISLAFLKWLDYDFTSLRREILDKDFQKSLTKINWIMGTYYLVMETLSFFEYEQSIQSKTVRHLILVFYLLFFMGVIKKLDTYLKEKLQEKLNQEQALRYRDMERYSRHIEELYKEVRSFRHDYANLLTSLSLGIEEEDMEQIKEIYDSVLKDSSQKLQDNKYDLGRLVNIRDRALKSLLAGKFIKAREKDIVFNVEVPEEIQVEGMSLLDFLTIVSILCDNAIEASVEASQPYVSIAFLKSGAKENFIIENSIKEEGIDVSEIFSFGVSSKGEERGVGLYTVMKIVESYPNASLNTICQNQVFRQVLTMMHTE from the coding sequence ATGAATATTGCTTGGATATTATTGTATACACTTATTACTAATGGGCTAGAAATTGTCATTTTCTTTAAGGTAGATGGAATTGATCTTACTTTCGAGAGGATTTTTAAGGCCTTTCTCCTGAAATTTCTCCTAGGGGCCATTTTTGCGACTTTTCAATTTTTAGCTGTGAGTGAATATTTGTCATATTTTATAGAACCTTTGTTTGGCATAGGGTTATCTTTCTTATTGTTAAGAGGGCTTCCTAAAAAACTCCTTTTCTTTTATGGTCTCTTTCCAATGACATTGGTGAATCTCTTTTATAGAGGTGTTTCTTATTTTGTTCTTCCGTTTTTAGGCCAAGGGCAAGTATATGATAATTATTCATTTATTTGGTTATGTATAATAATTTTCAATTTCTTCATTTCTCTAGCCTTTTTGAAATGGTTAGACTATGATTTCACTAGCTTGAGAAGGGAGATTCTAGATAAAGATTTTCAAAAATCCCTGACTAAAATTAACTGGATAATGGGAACCTACTATCTAGTTATGGAAACTCTGTCTTTCTTTGAATATGAACAAAGCATTCAATCAAAGACTGTTCGCCATCTGATCCTAGTGTTTTACCTGCTCTTTTTTATGGGGGTTATCAAGAAGCTGGATACCTATTTGAAGGAAAAACTTCAGGAGAAACTGAACCAAGAACAGGCCCTGCGCTATAGAGATATGGAACGGTATAGTCGGCATATAGAGGAGCTTTATAAGGAAGTTCGGAGCTTTCGTCATGATTATGCCAACCTCTTGACCAGCTTAAGCCTAGGCATTGAAGAGGAGGATATGGAGCAGATAAAAGAGATCTACGACTCCGTCTTGAAGGATTCCAGTCAGAAATTGCAGGACAACAAATATGACCTTGGTAGATTGGTGAATATTCGGGATCGTGCCCTCAAAAGTCTCCTCGCAGGAAAATTTATAAAAGCCAGAGAAAAGGATATTGTCTTTAATGTCGAAGTTCCTGAGGAGATTCAAGTTGAGGGTATGAGCCTACTTGATTTTCTAACCATTGTGTCTATCCTTTGTGACAATGCTATTGAAGCCAGTGTAGAGGCTAGTCAACCTTATGTCTCAATCGCCTTTTTAAAAAGTGGAGCAAAGGAAAACTTTATCATTGAAAACTCCATCAAAGAAGAGGGCATAGATGTTTCTGAAATCTTCTCTTTTGGAGTTAGTTCTAAAGGGGAGGAGAGAGGAGTTGGTCTTTATACCGTTATGAAGATAGTGGAAAGTTATCCCAATGCTAGTCTCAATACTATCTGTCAAAATCAAGTCTTTCGTCAGGTACTTACTATGATGCATACAGAATGA
- a CDS encoding bacteriocin secretion accessory protein, which yields MNPNLFRSVEFYQRRYHNYATVLIIPLSLLFTFILIFSLVATKEITVTSQGEITPTSVIASIQSTSDNPILANHLVANQVVEKGDLLIKYSETMEESQKTALETQLQRLEKQKEGLGILKQSLEKATDLFSGEDEFGYHNTFMNFTKQAHDIELGISKTNTEVSNQANLANSSSSAIEQEITKVQQQIGEYQELRDAIINKRARLPTGNPHQSILNRYLVASQEQTQETADEPFLSQINQSIANLESSIANLKIQQAGIGSVATYDNSLETKIEVLRTQFLQTASQQQLAVENQLTELKVQLDQATQRLENNTLTAPSKGIVHLNSEFEGKNRIPTGTEIAQIFPIITDTREVLITYYVSSDYLPLLDKGQTVRLKLEKIGNHGITIIGQLQTIDQTPTRTEQGNLFKLTALAKLSNEDSKLIQYGLQGRVTSVTAKKTYFDYFKDKILTHSD from the coding sequence ATGAATCCTAATCTTTTTAGAAGCGTCGAGTTTTATCAGAGACGTTACCATAATTATGCGACAGTATTGATCATACCACTTTCATTACTGTTTACTTTCATCTTAATTTTCTCCCTTGTTGCCACAAAAGAAATTACCGTTACGTCACAAGGAGAAATTACCCCTACAAGTGTCATTGCATCCATTCAGTCAACTAGTGATAATCCTATCCTAGCTAATCATTTAGTGGCAAATCAAGTAGTTGAAAAAGGTGACTTACTCATCAAATACTCTGAAACAATGGAAGAAAGTCAGAAAACTGCCTTAGAAACTCAGTTACAAAGACTTGAGAAGCAAAAAGAAGGACTTGGAATTTTGAAACAAAGCTTAGAAAAAGCGACTGATCTTTTTTCTGGTGAGGATGAGTTTGGCTACCATAATACCTTTATGAATTTTACTAAACAAGCTCATGATATTGAACTAGGTATCTCAAAGACTAATACTGAGGTTTCAAATCAAGCCAATCTTGCTAATAGCAGTTCATCAGCTATTGAACAAGAAATCACAAAAGTTCAACAACAAATTGGAGAATATCAAGAGCTGAGAGATGCTATCATAAACAAAAGAGCGCGCTTACCGACTGGCAATCCACACCAGTCAATTTTGAATCGTTATCTTGTAGCCTCTCAAGAACAAACACAAGAAACTGCAGATGAGCCATTTTTATCTCAAATCAATCAAAGTATTGCAAATCTTGAATCATCTATCGCAAATCTCAAAATTCAGCAAGCTGGTATCGGAAGTGTAGCAACTTATGATAATAGTTTAGAAACCAAAATTGAAGTACTCCGCACTCAATTTTTACAAACAGCTTCTCAGCAACAACTAGCTGTGGAAAATCAACTAACAGAATTAAAAGTACAACTAGATCAAGCGACACAGCGCTTGGAAAACAATACCTTAACCGCTCCAAGTAAAGGTATCGTTCATCTGAACAGCGAATTTGAAGGTAAAAATAGAATTCCAACTGGTACAGAAATTGCTCAAATATTCCCTATTATAACAGATACAAGAGAAGTACTAATCACTTACTACGTATCATCTGACTATCTCCCCTTACTAGATAAAGGACAAACTGTAAGATTAAAACTTGAGAAGATTGGAAATCACGGCATTACCATCATCGGCCAACTTCAGACAATTGATCAAACTCCTACCAGAACAGAGCAAGGCAATCTCTTTAAATTAACCGCTCTTGCAAAACTATCTAATGAGGATAGTAAACTCATCCAATACGGCTTACAAGGTCGCGTCACTAGTGTAACTGCAAAGAAAACATATTTTGATTATTTCAAAGATAAAATTCTAACCCATTCTGATTAA
- a CDS encoding ABC transporter permease, translated as MKDLFLKRKQAFRKECVGYLRYVLNDHFVLFLLVLLGFLAYQYSQLLQDFPENHWPILLFLGIVSALLLAWGGIATYMEVPDKLFLLVSEEEIMSHLKGQTVRSLVFWLLVQTLCLLLFAPLFLAMGYGLPVFLIYVLLLGTGKYLIFRQKVSKFFTGNGIDWDYVIAQESKRKQVLLRFFALFTQVKGVSNSVKRRAYLDFILKAVQKVPSKIWQNLYLRSYLRNGDLFALSLRLLLLSLLALVFIEQAWIAMAVVILFNYLLLFQLLALYHAFDYQYLTQLFPLDKGQKERGLQAVVRGLTSFVLIVELVVGLVTFQEKQALLALLGAGLVLQVLYLPYQVKRQMQD; from the coding sequence ATGAAAGACTTGTTTTTAAAGAGAAAGCAGGCTTTTCGTAAGGAATGTGTCGGTTATCTGCGTTATGTTCTCAATGACCACTTTGTCTTGTTCCTGCTTGTTCTGCTGGGATTTCTAGCTTACCAGTACAGTCAACTCTTGCAAGATTTTCCTGAAAATCATTGGCCTATTCTCTTGTTTTTGGGGATTGTCTCTGCCTTGCTTTTAGCTTGGGGAGGAATCGCGACCTACATGGAAGTACCTGACAAACTCTTTCTCTTAGTCAGTGAAGAGGAGATCATGTCCCACCTCAAAGGGCAGACGGTGCGCTCACTGGTCTTTTGGCTATTGGTACAGACTCTCTGCTTACTTCTTTTTGCGCCCTTATTTTTAGCCATGGGCTATGGTTTGCCAGTCTTTCTCATCTATGTGCTTTTATTGGGAACTGGGAAATACCTGATTTTTCGTCAAAAAGTTAGTAAATTTTTTACTGGGAACGGAATTGACTGGGACTATGTCATTGCCCAAGAAAGCAAGCGCAAGCAAGTCTTGCTTCGTTTCTTTGCTCTCTTTACGCAGGTCAAGGGCGTTTCAAATAGTGTCAAACGTCGCGCTTATCTGGATTTTATCCTAAAAGCAGTTCAGAAAGTGCCGAGCAAGATTTGGCAAAACCTCTATCTCCGTTCTTACCTGCGAAATGGAGACCTCTTTGCCCTTAGTCTCCGCCTTTTGCTCCTATCCTTGTTAGCACTAGTCTTTATCGAGCAAGCTTGGATTGCGATGGCAGTGGTGATTCTATTTAACTACCTCTTGCTCTTCCAATTGCTAGCCCTCTATCACGCCTTTGATTACCAATACTTGACCCAGCTCTTCCCACTAGACAAGGGACAAAAGGAAAGAGGGTTGCAGGCTGTAGTCAGAGGATTGACCAGTTTCGTCTTGATAGTGGAATTAGTCGTCGGCCTTGTGACTTTCCAAGAAAAACAGGCCCTCCTAGCCTTGCTGGGTGCTGGTTTAGTTTTACAAGTCTTGTACTTGCCTTATCAGGTGAAACGTCAGATGCAGGACTAA
- a CDS encoding response regulator transcription factor: MRIFVLEDDFSQQTRIETTIEKLLKEHHIIPSSFEVFGKPDQLLAEMHEKGAHQLFFLDIEIRNEEMKGLEVARKIRDRDPYALIVFVTTHSEFMPLSFRYQVSALDYIDKSLSAEEFESRIETALLYADSQDSKSLAEDCFYFKSKFAQFQYPFKEVYYLETSPRAHRVILYTKTDRLEFTASLEEVLKQEPRLLQCHRSFLINPANVVHLDKKEKLLFFPNGGSCLIARYKVREVSEAINNLH; encoded by the coding sequence ATGAGAATATTTGTTTTAGAAGATGATTTCTCCCAACAGACTAGGATTGAAACGACGATTGAGAAACTCTTGAAAGAACATCATATCATTCCCAGCTCTTTTGAAGTCTTTGGCAAGCCAGACCAACTTCTGGCAGAGATGCATGAGAAGGGAGCACATCAGCTATTCTTTTTGGACATTGAGATTCGAAATGAGGAGATGAAAGGCCTAGAAGTGGCAAGAAAGATTCGGGATCGAGATCCTTATGCCCTGATCGTCTTTGTGACGACTCACTCGGAGTTTATGCCCCTGTCCTTTCGCTACCAAGTGTCTGCTTTGGACTACATTGATAAGTCCTTGTCGGCGGAGGAGTTTGAGTCTCGTATCGAGACAGCTCTTCTCTATGCCGATAGTCAAGACAGCAAAAGCCTGGCGGAAGATTGCTTTTACTTTAAATCAAAATTTGCTCAATTCCAGTATCCTTTTAAAGAGGTTTACTATCTCGAAACGTCTCCTAGAGCCCATCGTGTTATTCTCTATACCAAGACGGATAGACTGGAATTTACGGCGAGCCTAGAGGAGGTTCTCAAGCAGGAGCCTCGTCTCTTGCAGTGTCATCGTTCTTTTCTCATCAATCCTGCAAATGTGGTGCATTTGGATAAGAAAGAAAAACTGCTTTTCTTTCCCAATGGTGGAAGTTGTCTAATCGCGCGTTATAAGGTTAGGGAAGTTTCTGAGGCTATCAATAATTTGCATTGA
- a CDS encoding LytTR family DNA-binding domain-containing protein, giving the protein MNYIIIQKEKEIFKLNIKDIYYIQTHPTKAHTVQIITEEASFNMVQNLSNLENQYGETLMRCHRNCLVNLDKLKSIDFQERILFLGEEGQYAVKYARRRYRDIRQKWLKQGE; this is encoded by the coding sequence ATGAACTACATTATCATCCAAAAAGAGAAAGAAATTTTCAAATTAAACATAAAGGATATCTACTATATTCAAACACATCCAACTAAAGCCCATACCGTACAGATTATTACAGAAGAAGCTAGTTTTAATATGGTTCAAAATTTAAGTAATCTTGAGAACCAATATGGGGAAACCTTGATGAGATGTCATCGAAATTGTTTGGTCAATCTTGATAAATTAAAATCGATTGATTTTCAAGAAAGAATCCTTTTTCTTGGAGAAGAAGGTCAATATGCTGTCAAGTATGCCAGACGTCGCTATAGAGACATTCGCCAAAAATGGTTGAAACAAGGAGAGTAA
- a CDS encoding ABC transporter ATP-binding protein, producing MLEIKNLTGGYVHVPVLKDVSFTVESGQLVGLIGLNGAGKSTTINEIIGLLTPYSGEIKINGLTLREDATNYRKQIGYIPETPSLYEELTLREHIETVAMAYGIDQKVAFERVEPLLKMFRLDQKLDWFPVHFSKGMKQKVMIICAFVVDPSLFIVDEPFLGLDPLAISDLIHLLEVEKQKGKSILMSTHVLDSAEKMCDAFVILHKGEVRAQGNLQKLREAFDMPEASLNDIYLALTKEEEL from the coding sequence ATGTTAGAAATTAAAAACCTGACAGGAGGCTATGTTCACGTTCCTGTCTTGAAAGATGTGTCCTTTACAGTTGAAAGTGGGCAGTTGGTTGGTTTGATTGGTCTCAATGGTGCTGGGAAATCAACGACTATCAATGAGATTATCGGTCTTTTGACGCCTTACAGTGGGGAAATCAAGATTAATGGCCTAACCCTGCGAGAAGATGCAACCAACTACCGCAAGCAGATTGGCTACATCCCAGAAACGCCTAGCTTGTATGAAGAACTGACCCTCAGAGAGCATATCGAGACGGTTGCTATGGCTTATGGTATCGATCAGAAAGTGGCTTTTGAGCGTGTAGAACCTTTGTTAAAGATGTTTCGTCTGGATCAAAAATTAGACTGGTTTCCTGTCCATTTCTCAAAAGGAATGAAGCAGAAGGTTATGATTATCTGTGCTTTTGTCGTGGATCCGAGTCTTTTCATCGTAGATGAACCTTTCCTTGGGCTCGATCCGCTGGCTATCTCTGACTTGATTCATCTTTTGGAAGTGGAAAAGCAAAAAGGCAAGTCCATTCTAATGAGTACCCACGTGCTGGACTCGGCGGAGAAGATGTGTGACGCCTTTGTTATTCTCCACAAGGGGGAGGTGAGGGCTCAGGGGAACCTCCAGAAACTCCGTGAAGCCTTTGACATGCCTGAAGCTAGTTTGAATGACATTTACCTGGCTCTGACCAAAGAGGAGGAGCTATGA
- a CDS encoding Blp family class II bacteriocin, translating to MNTKMMSQFSVIDNEMLDRIEGGIFGVDDAVFWTVGGYVVGRIVDTAIGDFTNQCRKNPHQWFCVRV from the coding sequence ATGAATACAAAAATGATGTCACAATTTTCTGTTATAGATAATGAAATGCTTGATAGAATAGAGGGAGGAATATTTGGGGTTGACGATGCTGTGTTTTGGACGGTAGGTGGCTATGTTGTAGGTAGAATTGTTGATACAGCAATTGGTGATTTTACGAATCAATGCCGGAAAAATCCTCATCAGTGGTTCTGTGTTCGTGTATAG
- the blpC gene encoding quorum-sensing system pheromone BlpC: protein MDKKQNLTSFQELTTTELNQITGGGWWENFLYSVNRYSHNLTQGLHQPIQL, encoded by the coding sequence ATGGATAAGAAACAAAATCTAACTTCATTTCAAGAACTAACAACTACTGAACTCAACCAGATTACAGGTGGAGGATGGTGGGAAAATTTCTTATATAGCGTTAATAGATATTCTCATAACCTCACACAAGGACTTCATCAGCCAATACAACTATAA
- the blpA gene encoding peptide cleavage/export ABC transporter BlpA: protein MTSYKRTFVPQIDARDCGVAALASIAKFYGSDFSLAHLRELAKTNKEGTTALGIVKAANEMGFETRPVQADKTLFDMSDVPYPFIVHVNKEGKLQHYYVVYQTRKDYLIIGDPDPSVKITKMSKERFFSEWTGVAIFLAPKPSYQPHKDKKNGLLSFLPLIFKQKSLIAYIVLSSLLVTIINIGGSYYLQGILDEYIPNQMKSTLGIISIGLIITYILQQAMSFSRDYLLTVLSQRLSIDVILAYIRHIFELPMSFFATRRTGEIISRFTDANSIIDALASTILSLLLDVSILILVGSVLLAQNPNLFLLSLISVPIYMFIIFSFMKPFEKMNHDVMQSNSMVSSAIIEDINGIETIKSLTSEENRYQNIDSEFVDYLEKSFKLTKYSILQTNLKQGTKLVLNIFILWFGAQLVMSSKISIGQLITFNTLLSYFTTPMENIINLQTKLQSAKVANNRLNEVYLVESEFQVQENPVHSNFLMGDIEFDDLSYKYGFGRDTLTDINLTIKEGDKVSLVGVSGSGKTTLAKMIVNFFDPYKGQITINRQDIKNIDKKILRRHINYLPQQAYIFNGSILENLTLGGNNMISQEDILKACELAEIRQDIERMPMGYQTQLSDGAGLSGGQKQRIALARALLTKSPVLILDEATSALDVLTEKKVIDNLMSLTDKTILFVAHRLSIAERTNRVIVLDQGKIIEVGSHQELIQAQGFYHHLFNK, encoded by the coding sequence ATGACTTCTTATAAACGTACATTTGTTCCCCAAATAGATGCTAGAGACTGTGGTGTCGCTGCCTTAGCCTCGATTGCCAAATTCTATGGTTCAGATTTTTCTCTAGCTCACTTGAGAGAACTTGCAAAGACCAATAAAGAAGGGACGACTGCTCTTGGCATTGTAAAAGCCGCAAATGAAATGGGCTTTGAAACAAGGCCTGTTCAAGCAGATAAAACGCTCTTTGACATGAGTGATGTCCCCTATCCATTTATCGTTCACGTTAACAAAGAAGGGAAACTCCAACATTACTATGTTGTCTATCAAACAAGGAAAGACTATCTGATTATTGGTGATCCTGATCCTTCTGTAAAAATCACCAAAATGTCAAAAGAACGCTTTTTCTCTGAATGGACTGGAGTAGCTATTTTTCTAGCTCCCAAACCCAGCTATCAACCCCATAAAGATAAAAAGAATGGTCTACTGAGCTTCCTCCCTCTGATTTTCAAACAAAAATCTCTCATTGCTTACATTGTTCTCTCAAGCTTATTAGTCACTATTATCAATATCGGTGGTTCTTATTATCTCCAAGGAATCTTGGATGAGTACATTCCAAATCAGATGAAATCAACTTTAGGAATTATCTCAATTGGTCTAATTATCACCTATATCCTCCAACAAGCCATGAGCTTCTCCAGAGATTATCTCCTAACTGTTCTGAGTCAGAGATTAAGCATTGATGTAATTTTGGCCTATATTCGTCATATCTTTGAACTTCCTATGTCTTTCTTTGCGACACGTCGTACAGGAGAAATCATTTCACGCTTCACAGATGCCAACTCTATTATAGATGCCTTAGCTTCTACCATTCTCTCTCTTCTTCTTGATGTTTCCATTCTGATCCTTGTAGGGAGCGTCTTACTGGCACAAAACCCTAATCTCTTCCTTCTTTCTCTTATTTCCGTTCCTATATACATGTTCATCATCTTTTCTTTTATGAAACCTTTTGAAAAAATGAACCACGATGTCATGCAAAGCAATTCTATGGTTAGTTCTGCCATTATCGAAGATATCAACGGGATCGAAACCATCAAGTCACTCACAAGTGAAGAAAATCGCTACCAAAATATTGACAGTGAATTTGTCGATTATTTGGAAAAATCCTTTAAACTTACTAAATATTCTATTTTACAAACTAATTTAAAGCAAGGAACAAAGTTAGTTCTTAATATCTTTATCCTATGGTTTGGTGCTCAATTAGTCATGTCGAGTAAGATTTCTATCGGTCAGCTGATTACCTTTAATACACTTCTTTCTTACTTTACAACTCCTATGGAAAATATTATCAACCTACAAACTAAACTCCAATCTGCGAAGGTTGCTAATAACCGCTTGAACGAGGTCTATTTAGTTGAATCTGAATTTCAAGTTCAAGAAAATCCTGTTCATTCAAATTTTTTGATGGGCGATATTGAATTTGATGACCTTTCTTATAAGTATGGTTTTGGACGAGATACCTTAACAGATATCAATCTAACAATTAAAGAAGGTGATAAGGTTAGCCTGGTTGGAGTTAGTGGTTCTGGTAAAACAACTCTAGCCAAAATGATTGTCAATTTCTTTGACCCTTACAAAGGACAGATTACCATCAATCGTCAGGATATTAAAAATATTGATAAAAAAATCTTGCGACGTCATATTAATTACCTGCCCCAACAAGCCTATATCTTTAATGGCTCTATCTTGGAAAACTTAACCTTGGGCGGTAATAATATGATTAGCCAAGAAGATATTCTAAAAGCTTGCGAATTAGCTGAAATCCGTCAAGATATTGAAAGAATGCCTATGGGCTATCAAACTCAACTTTCTGATGGAGCAGGTCTGTCAGGAGGACAGAAGCAACGAATTGCTCTCGCTCGTGCTCTTTTAACTAAATCTCCTGTTTTAATACTAGATGAAGCTACTAGTGCTCTCGATGTTTTGACTGAGAAAAAGGTTATAGATAATCTTATGTCCCTAACTGATAAAACCATTCTCTTTGTAGCCCATCGTCTAAGTATAGCCGAACGGACTAACCGTGTCATTGTTCTTGACCAGGGTAAAATCATTGAAGTTGGTAGTCATCAAGAGTTAATACAGGCGCAAGGCTTCTACCATCATCTATTCAACAAATAA